A genomic segment from Nicotiana sylvestris chromosome 1, ASM39365v2, whole genome shotgun sequence encodes:
- the LOC138874544 gene encoding uncharacterized protein produces the protein MVDVRDGEVEEEEGRSSWLRAAMDDEGVSTAKVMKLIEAYCRSYIWSGSNTITKRALIAWDRMFLPKSVGGYNLLNIRIWNKAAITSVYWDLAQKKDKMWIKQIHTYYIKRQSIVEMNIPQQASWMVRKIMEARGVIQQLPTVQYKRTTTKQIYLGILGSYNKVAWRTLMFHNEARPKAIFTMWMKCHGRLMTTDRLANWGIQANTSCCLCNEIVESHAHLFGECKFTNIVWGRLMQWIQISVSPSLSYTQKMAWIIKQAKGRSCKTKIVKMVYSEHIHGIWMERNNRIFGETMKTAEQVAREITCFCNIKAKGGMREKMQQLMY, from the exons ATGGTGGACGTTCGCGATGGTgaggtcgaggaagaagaaggcagaagcagctggttgagggcagccatggacgacgagGGTGTGTCGACTG CTAAAGTGATGAAATTGATAGAGGCTTACTGCAGAAGCTATATATGGTCAGGATCCAATACAATCACAAAGAGAGCATTGATAGCCTGGGACAGAATGTTCTTGCCTAAGTCTGTTGGAGGGTACAATTTATTGAATATCAGAATTTGGAATAAAGCAGCTATAACAAGTGTATACTGGGACTTAGCACAGAAGAAAGACAAGATGTGGATAAAGCAGATTCATACTTATTACATAAAGAGGCAAAGTATAGTGGAGATGAATATACCCCAACAAGCAAGTTGGATGGTGAGAAAGATTATGGAAGCAAGAGGAGTAATCCAGCAATTGCCCACAGTGCAATACAAAAGGACCACAACCAAGCAAATTTATTTGGGCATTCTGGGAAGCTACAACAAGGTGGCATGGAGAACCTTGATGTTTCACAATGAAGCTAGGCCCAAGGCTATATTCACTATGTGGATGAAATGCCATGGGAGGCTAATGACAACAGATAGGCTTGCTAACTGGGGAATCCAAGCAAACACAAGTTGTTGCTTGTGTAATGAAATAGTTGAGTCACATGCACATTTGTTTGGTGAATGCAAATTCACTAACATAGTATGGGGAAGGCTTATGCAATGGATTCAAATCAGTGTGAGTCCATCACTGTCATACACACAGAAGATGGCATGGATAATAAAGCAAGCCAAAGGGAGATCATGCAAAACAAAAATTGTGAAAATGGTATACTCTGAGCATATACATGGGATATGGATGGAGAGAAACAACAGAATTTTTGGAGAGACAATGAAGACTGCAGAACAAGTGGCAAGGGAAATAACATGTTTTTGCAACATAAAAGCTAAAGGAGGAATGAGGGAGAAGATGCAGCAACTTATGTATTGA